The Denitrificimonas caeni genome has a segment encoding these proteins:
- a CDS encoding ATP-binding protein, which translates to MFKNIAFSITHKILLLVGLLSALATLTTLYALNSMHKVDENYRYLLEHKSQNVLTINRALLTLSDASRLAFSVLTKQTEQDMRNSQNELLQQQLTFIEKLSNISALSTAQTIILTDITTQQAHVFGLINEVIEQAVRWRGDRALIIIHSQLEPELATLHLHLDKLRQAIILDYFNATQELAETTQETITNTVLAVTFILLLAMGFASFLSYTSISRPITRLTRVMDRFSERHYDGVICYLQRNDEVGRMAQALKVFRDSMQRADRLEIEAVHNKENIRLSQQLVALTDAIPGAVFQLRLNQDGSKKFLFLNSKAEFFLEQPVTALLNRTFSKNETIFPGSSTFQWIIKKAFLHSRQTLKPIDSNIRLQREGKIIWYKILATCQPLDDQTTLFNGVLLDVTAAQDQAQALEEARSNAEQAARAKAAFLSTMTHEIRTPMNAILGLTRLMLRHDLSDSQRQRLNNINTAGQHLLSIINDILEFSKLDGDHVQLEHISFSPATLIANTVEMLSADAQQKNLQIKVIIDPQLPEYLNGDPTRIGQILLNYLNNAIKFSDGGHIYIRAHLKQINQSEFQFYCEVTDQGIGISPENAELLFKEFQQADASITRRFGGTGLGLAISRKLANLMNGDVGLQSKEGHGSTFWFTAAVSPATQPLAHDNAQHPALTLPPVDFSGLRILLVDDNAINCLVGQGMLEEAGFIVEQAHNGQQAVEHIEQHEAGYFSAILMDIMMPVLDGISAAQIIRELPQGRNIPIIIVSANLNFAEHKPINGVNAYLSKPFNEQELWRTLAQQLEQKAAPSSALPVSSTALSAQHVNQQHLQTLHNSMGDQRFSEFLGKLKQDYQARLDSIRQLHNTNNTKQVQQDLHDLISTAGHAGFQHLSQLALELNNALHHQHMQSAKQLQVKIEDCLLSTMAYLQEQIRALQGKP; encoded by the coding sequence ATGTTCAAAAATATCGCCTTTAGTATCACTCACAAAATACTGTTGCTGGTTGGCCTACTCAGCGCTCTGGCTACGCTGACGACTTTATATGCGCTAAACAGCATGCACAAAGTCGATGAAAACTACCGCTACTTGCTTGAACACAAGAGCCAAAATGTCTTAACCATCAACAGGGCATTACTGACTCTCAGTGACGCTAGCCGCTTAGCATTTTCAGTACTCACTAAGCAAACAGAGCAGGACATGCGCAACAGTCAAAATGAGCTGTTGCAACAGCAATTAACTTTCATCGAGAAGTTAAGTAATATCAGTGCCCTCTCTACCGCACAAACCATAATTTTAACGGATATCACCACACAACAAGCCCATGTGTTCGGTCTTATTAATGAGGTAATTGAGCAAGCTGTTCGCTGGCGTGGTGACCGTGCATTAATCATTATTCACAGCCAGCTTGAGCCGGAACTGGCCACTTTGCATTTGCATCTAGATAAACTGCGCCAAGCCATTATCTTGGACTACTTCAATGCGACGCAAGAGTTAGCAGAAACCACTCAAGAGACCATAACCAATACTGTTTTAGCTGTTACTTTTATCCTACTGCTAGCAATGGGCTTTGCTAGTTTTTTATCCTACACCAGTATTTCCAGGCCTATTACCCGCCTTACCAGAGTAATGGACCGCTTCAGTGAGCGGCATTATGATGGAGTCATTTGCTACCTACAACGCAATGATGAAGTGGGCCGCATGGCGCAGGCTTTAAAGGTGTTCCGTGACTCTATGCAGCGTGCCGACCGTTTAGAAATCGAGGCCGTGCACAATAAAGAAAACATACGCCTTTCCCAGCAACTGGTGGCTTTAACTGATGCCATTCCCGGCGCGGTTTTTCAGCTGCGCTTAAACCAAGATGGCAGTAAAAAGTTTCTATTTCTCAACAGCAAAGCCGAGTTTTTTCTAGAGCAACCGGTTACCGCGCTGTTAAATCGAACATTTAGTAAAAATGAAACGATTTTTCCTGGCTCCAGCACCTTTCAATGGATTATCAAAAAAGCGTTTCTTCACAGCCGTCAAACTTTAAAGCCCATTGATAGCAATATCCGCCTACAACGGGAAGGAAAAATTATCTGGTATAAGATTCTAGCCACCTGCCAGCCCTTAGACGATCAGACCACTTTGTTTAACGGCGTGTTACTAGACGTCACAGCCGCGCAAGATCAAGCCCAAGCCTTAGAAGAGGCTAGAAGCAACGCCGAGCAGGCAGCGCGCGCTAAGGCAGCTTTCTTAAGCACAATGACCCATGAAATCCGCACACCGATGAATGCCATTTTAGGCTTGACCAGGCTGATGCTCAGGCATGATCTCAGTGATTCACAGCGCCAGCGTCTTAACAATATCAACACTGCTGGACAGCACTTACTCAGCATCATCAATGATATTTTAGAGTTTTCAAAACTCGATGGTGATCACGTACAGCTTGAACATATCTCTTTTTCACCTGCCACTTTGATTGCCAATACCGTTGAAATGCTCAGCGCTGATGCACAACAAAAAAACCTACAGATAAAGGTAATAATAGATCCGCAACTACCTGAGTACTTAAATGGTGACCCCACCCGCATCGGGCAAATACTGCTCAATTATTTAAATAATGCGATTAAATTTAGTGACGGCGGGCATATCTATATCCGCGCGCACCTTAAGCAAATCAATCAATCTGAGTTTCAATTTTATTGCGAAGTAACTGACCAAGGGATCGGCATTTCCCCAGAAAATGCTGAACTGTTATTTAAAGAATTTCAGCAAGCTGACGCCTCCATTACCCGCCGTTTTGGCGGCACTGGTTTAGGCCTTGCCATCTCTCGCAAGCTGGCTAATCTTATGAATGGTGATGTTGGTTTACAGAGTAAAGAGGGGCACGGCAGCACTTTCTGGTTTACCGCTGCAGTCAGCCCAGCAACCCAGCCACTGGCCCATGATAATGCTCAACACCCTGCTCTGACTTTACCGCCGGTAGACTTTTCAGGGCTGCGCATTTTATTAGTCGATGACAATGCAATCAATTGCCTTGTTGGCCAAGGCATGCTCGAAGAAGCAGGTTTTATTGTCGAGCAGGCTCACAATGGACAGCAAGCAGTGGAGCATATTGAGCAACATGAGGCTGGCTATTTCAGTGCGATTTTGATGGACATTATGATGCCCGTATTAGATGGCATAAGTGCCGCCCAGATAATCCGCGAGCTGCCACAAGGGCGCAATATTCCCATCATTATTGTCAGTGCCAATCTGAATTTCGCTGAGCATAAGCCAATAAACGGCGTCAACGCTTACCTGAGTAAGCCCTTCAATGAGCAGGAGCTGTGGCGCACCCTAGCGCAGCAACTTGAGCAAAAAGCAGCGCCCAGCTCTGCGCTTCCCGTCTCAAGCACAGCACTCAGTGCACAGCATGTGAATCAGCAGCACTTACAAACGCTGCATAACAGCATGGGCGATCAGCGTTTTAGTGAGTTTCTCGGCAAGCTTAAGCAAGACTACCAAGCTCGCCTCGACAGCATTCGCCAACTGCACAACACCAACAACACGAAGCAGGTTCAACAAGATCTACATGACTTAATCAGCACTGCTGGCCATGCTGGCTTTCAGCATTTATCGCAACTGGCACTGGAGTTAAATAATGCACTGCACCATCAGCATATGCAGTCAGCTAAGCAATTACAGGTCAAGATCGAAGACTGTCTACTGAGTACCATGGCTTACTTGCAGGAACAAATCCGCGCCCTACAAGGGAAGCCTTAA
- a CDS encoding ATP-binding protein → MRNIVALLLLVGFAVQAQAASLSLSQCGQETIALQDYMQFYHDKDADKGLAEIQQLADQDWQPLNKKSLSPGVTRSAYWYRLVIDNQTPTLCKLWIDLNTFRVTDVQMYSQYAAAGWQTQRFGVAYPVSEWASNRRIASLPVLLPAQSSSPILLRLQSAHAFAINPLLLSEPALVKERMAGSLIDGITIGVVGLLIAFSLWVGFFLRLKILLTHGLAVLFYTLYMAVLVGYAFLYLWPSAVQWNGQAVIILDIAAAVLLLSYLRVLLQVKKQVPLTRALMASAQLALVAYLVLRLLLPHAQWLDQGQTLKTVLHVWVIVAILAALYCGTQRKLAYNWFSYFLPLVVVAQSISRLLFTFGANSAVLIENTWLAASVLPAALLLAYTLASQIVLGRQREQLALADTEQLKRAEQETLEQRVELRTEQLREALRKQNMLLARISHDLRSPLLHVIRDAGLLQQSTAQAQQYGQSIQRAAYQQLELIDELLEYSRGELKQLELLVAPGYLFGFLREIEETGAFLAESHHNTFNSYLANDLPLLVNADFRRLRQVIVNLLANAAKFTQAGHIELSVSVVQLDKQAGYAEVLFQVADNGVGIPAAERESLLQPFQRGANTAHQAGVGLGLYIVRQLLDSMHSELHLQESASGGVCSSFTLRLELAAEQELEQVFIEGFSPNSEGQQRCVLIVDDVAITQEMLYELLAGYDYNPITCDSAAEALLILRDSPVDIIITDQVMPVMDGWGLLRRVRQEWPELPVLLYSARPPVRPAGLDASIDFDACLLKPAVTSELLEQLQTLLR, encoded by the coding sequence ATGCGCAATATAGTTGCACTGTTATTGCTGGTTGGCTTTGCTGTTCAGGCGCAAGCGGCAAGCTTGAGCTTGAGCCAGTGCGGGCAAGAAACGATTGCGTTACAAGATTACATGCAGTTTTATCACGATAAAGATGCTGATAAAGGTCTCGCAGAGATTCAGCAGCTAGCCGATCAGGATTGGCAGCCACTCAATAAAAAATCCTTGAGTCCCGGGGTTACGCGCTCAGCGTATTGGTATCGGCTGGTAATCGATAACCAAACTCCAACGCTGTGTAAATTATGGATTGATTTAAATACTTTCCGCGTGACAGATGTGCAAATGTACAGCCAGTATGCTGCTGCAGGCTGGCAAACTCAGCGCTTTGGTGTTGCCTATCCTGTGAGTGAGTGGGCGAGTAACCGCCGCATTGCCAGCTTACCTGTGCTGTTACCGGCGCAAAGCAGCAGCCCAATACTGCTTCGATTACAAAGTGCCCACGCTTTTGCCATTAATCCGTTGCTGTTATCAGAGCCAGCCTTGGTTAAAGAGCGTATGGCCGGGAGCTTAATTGATGGCATAACCATTGGCGTAGTGGGGTTGTTGATTGCTTTTAGCCTGTGGGTCGGGTTTTTCTTGCGCTTAAAGATACTGCTTACCCATGGTTTAGCGGTGCTATTTTATACCCTTTATATGGCGGTACTGGTTGGCTATGCCTTTCTCTATTTATGGCCCAGTGCCGTGCAGTGGAATGGGCAAGCAGTGATAATTCTCGATATAGCAGCTGCAGTGTTGCTGCTCAGCTATTTACGGGTGTTATTGCAGGTAAAAAAACAAGTGCCGCTGACTCGAGCCTTGATGGCTAGCGCACAGTTGGCGCTTGTTGCCTATTTAGTGCTGCGCTTGCTGTTACCGCATGCGCAATGGTTGGACCAAGGTCAAACACTTAAAACCGTGCTGCATGTATGGGTGATTGTGGCCATTCTCGCTGCACTATATTGTGGGACGCAGCGCAAGCTGGCGTATAACTGGTTCAGCTATTTTTTACCCCTTGTTGTTGTGGCGCAAAGTATAAGTCGGCTTTTATTTACTTTCGGGGCTAATAGCGCAGTCCTGATAGAAAACACCTGGCTCGCAGCTTCAGTGTTACCGGCAGCTTTGTTGCTGGCTTATACATTGGCCAGCCAAATAGTCTTAGGGCGGCAGCGTGAGCAATTGGCATTGGCTGATACAGAGCAATTAAAACGTGCCGAACAAGAAACCTTAGAGCAGCGTGTTGAGCTACGCACTGAGCAACTGCGTGAAGCGTTGCGTAAGCAAAATATGTTATTGGCGCGAATTAGCCATGATTTGCGTAGCCCATTGTTGCATGTGATTAGAGATGCGGGCTTATTGCAGCAGTCCACTGCGCAGGCGCAGCAATACGGGCAAAGTATCCAGCGGGCAGCGTATCAGCAATTAGAGTTGATTGATGAGCTGCTTGAGTACTCCCGTGGCGAATTAAAACAGCTGGAGTTGCTTGTAGCACCGGGGTATTTGTTTGGTTTCTTACGGGAAATTGAGGAAACTGGAGCGTTTTTAGCAGAAAGCCATCACAACACTTTTAACAGCTACTTAGCCAATGACTTGCCTCTATTGGTCAATGCGGATTTTCGCCGCTTACGGCAAGTGATAGTCAATTTATTAGCCAATGCGGCAAAGTTTACCCAAGCTGGCCACATCGAGTTGAGCGTCAGTGTTGTGCAGTTAGATAAACAGGCAGGCTACGCTGAAGTGTTGTTTCAGGTGGCTGATAATGGTGTGGGGATACCCGCTGCAGAGCGTGAATCCTTATTGCAGCCCTTTCAGCGTGGGGCAAACACTGCGCACCAGGCGGGTGTCGGCTTGGGTTTATATATTGTGCGGCAACTGCTGGATTCGATGCACAGTGAGTTGCATTTGCAAGAGTCTGCAAGTGGTGGGGTTTGCAGTAGTTTCACCTTGCGCTTAGAGCTGGCGGCAGAACAAGAGCTGGAGCAGGTATTTATTGAGGGGTTTAGTCCCAACAGCGAAGGGCAGCAGCGTTGCGTGCTGATTGTGGATGATGTAGCCATTACCCAAGAAATGCTTTACGAGTTACTGGCAGGTTATGACTACAACCCCATTACTTGCGATAGTGCTGCTGAAGCCTTACTGATTCTGCGTGACAGTCCTGTGGATATCATCATCACTGATCAGGTAATGCCGGTTATGGACGGTTGGGGCTTGCTGCGTCGAGTGCGTCAAGAATGGCCTGAATTACCGGTTTTGCTGTATTCTGCGCGCCCACCGGTACGGCCAGCGGGCTTGGATGCCAGCATTGATTTTGATGCTTGCTTATTAAAGCCTGCGGTCACCAGTGAGTTGCTTGAACAACTGCAGACGTTGCTGCGTTAA
- a CDS encoding Lpp/OprI family alanine-zipper lipoprotein, whose protein sequence is MNNVLKFSALALAAVLATGCSSVAKETEARLTATEDSVARAQARADEAYSKADEAMSAAQRAQQTADEANERALRMLEKASRK, encoded by the coding sequence ATGAATAATGTTCTAAAATTCTCTGCATTGGCTTTAGCTGCTGTTTTAGCAACTGGTTGCAGCAGTGTAGCAAAGGAAACTGAAGCACGTTTAACCGCCACTGAAGATTCAGTAGCACGTGCACAAGCTCGCGCTGACGAAGCGTACAGCAAAGCTGACGAAGCGATGAGCGCTGCTCAACGTGCTCAGCAAACTGCTGACGAAGCTAACGAACGCGCTCTGCGTATGTTAGAAAAAGCCAGCCGCAAGTAA
- a CDS encoding DUF2802 domain-containing protein — MWLAVLFLSLLCMGNGVAVYLLWRDKQRLTALYAEYAEQASAQKKALNTLNRRLETYLSGSMRMGQELDEIQQSLTPLSEKILRMEQKDPNTLSFTQAARLVGLGATTEDLKQSCGLSQSEAELLQRLHTKR; from the coding sequence ATGTGGTTGGCAGTGTTGTTTTTATCTTTACTGTGCATGGGTAACGGTGTTGCCGTGTATTTATTGTGGAGAGATAAGCAGCGCTTAACGGCTTTATATGCCGAATATGCAGAGCAAGCCAGTGCACAGAAAAAAGCGCTCAATACCCTCAATCGGCGCTTAGAAACATACTTGTCAGGCAGTATGCGCATGGGGCAAGAGTTGGATGAAATTCAACAGAGCCTGACGCCCTTATCAGAAAAGATTTTACGCATGGAGCAAAAGGATCCTAATACTTTATCCTTTACTCAGGCTGCGCGTTTAGTTGGGCTGGGGGCAACTACCGAAGACTTAAAGCAGTCGTGCGGGTTAAGCCAGTCTGAAGCGGAGTTATTACAGCGTTTACATACTAAAAGATAA
- a CDS encoding chemotaxis protein CheW, producing MQNLSAHSADDPILQWVTFRLNEETYGVNVMQVQEVLRYTEIAPVPGAPSYVLGIINLRGNVVTVIDTRQRFGLPPAEVGDNTRVVIIEVDKQVVGILVDSVAEVVYLRQSEIETAPNVGNRDAAKFIQGVCNKNGELLILVELEKMMSEEEWSELDSL from the coding sequence ATGCAAAATTTATCCGCTCACAGCGCTGATGACCCTATTTTACAGTGGGTGACCTTTCGCTTAAATGAAGAAACCTATGGCGTCAATGTGATGCAGGTGCAAGAGGTCTTACGCTATACAGAAATTGCCCCTGTGCCGGGTGCGCCCAGCTATGTGTTGGGCATTATTAACTTACGCGGCAATGTGGTGACGGTGATTGATACCCGCCAGCGTTTTGGTTTGCCACCCGCTGAAGTGGGTGATAATACCCGTGTGGTAATTATCGAGGTGGACAAGCAGGTTGTTGGTATTTTAGTGGATAGCGTGGCTGAAGTTGTGTATTTGCGCCAGTCGGAAATAGAAACCGCGCCCAATGTGGGCAACAGAGATGCTGCTAAGTTTATTCAAGGCGTGTGCAACAAGAACGGCGAATTATTGATTCTAGTTGAACTGGAGAAAATGATGAGCGAGGAAGAGTGGTCAGAGCTGGATAGCTTATAA
- a CDS encoding chemotaxis protein CheW has product MSKGSQHAALQGYLDALLTDNTPEPSRVEAPEPAQPAPFLEPPAPAVTFTLPPVALAEPLISTEQISQLPTSVVATEQQSELTVEVLAATVKAAQPSISRWAEGPFECLLFDVAGLTLAVPLAALGTIYPYQADQLTPLFGQPDWFVGILPTAGANLKVLETARWVMPERYTADMCDGLKYVISINGYDWGLAVHQVRHSIHLQPEEVKWRTQRGKRAWLAGTVIEHMCALLDVEILAELITGQDAPPVVLK; this is encoded by the coding sequence ATGAGTAAAGGTAGTCAGCATGCTGCTTTACAAGGCTATTTAGATGCCTTACTGACTGATAATACGCCTGAGCCCAGCCGTGTCGAAGCGCCAGAGCCGGCGCAGCCAGCCCCTTTTTTAGAGCCGCCTGCGCCGGCCGTGACTTTTACTTTGCCACCCGTGGCGCTGGCTGAGCCCTTGATCAGTACTGAGCAAATTAGTCAGCTACCGACCTCCGTCGTTGCCACGGAGCAGCAGTCAGAGCTGACTGTAGAGGTGCTGGCGGCAACTGTTAAAGCCGCCCAGCCCAGTATCAGTCGTTGGGCTGAAGGGCCGTTTGAATGTTTGCTGTTTGACGTGGCTGGTTTAACGTTGGCTGTACCTTTGGCCGCTTTGGGCACTATCTATCCGTATCAAGCCGATCAACTCACGCCACTGTTTGGTCAGCCTGATTGGTTTGTGGGCATCTTGCCGACAGCGGGCGCTAATTTAAAAGTCTTAGAAACTGCCCGCTGGGTGATGCCAGAGCGCTATACTGCCGATATGTGTGATGGGTTAAAGTATGTGATTTCGATCAATGGCTATGATTGGGGGTTGGCAGTGCATCAAGTGCGTCACTCTATTCATTTACAGCCAGAAGAAGTCAAATGGCGCACCCAGCGTGGTAAGCGTGCTTGGTTGGCTGGTACAGTGATTGAGCATATGTGTGCTTTGCTCGATGTAGAAATCTTGGCAGAATTAATTACTGGCCAAGATGCGCCCCCAGTGGTGCTTAAATAG
- a CDS encoding ParA family protein: MRIWAVANQKGGVGKTTTTLALAGLLADAGKRVLVVDLDPHGSMTSYFGYDPDTLEHSCYDLFQHAGLIPAHLPQQLLRDTSHENIKLLPSSTALAVLERQSPGKDGLGLVISRTLAQLDGEFDFAVIDSPPLLGVLMVNALAASQYLLIPVQTEFLALKGLERMVNTLKMINRSRQQSLPYSIVPTLFDRRTQASISALRMLKKQYPATLWQAYIPIDTRLRDASRAGLVPSRFDKSSRAIVAYRALLKHVLNECLQPKNTAAVADASKPQEPLP, translated from the coding sequence ATGAGAATCTGGGCCGTAGCGAACCAAAAGGGCGGGGTCGGTAAAACCACGACAACCCTTGCGCTTGCCGGTCTGTTGGCCGATGCGGGGAAGCGTGTGCTGGTGGTTGACCTTGATCCACACGGATCTATGACCAGTTATTTTGGCTATGATCCCGATACGCTGGAGCACAGTTGTTATGATTTATTTCAGCATGCTGGGCTGATTCCAGCTCACTTGCCGCAACAGTTACTGCGCGATACCAGTCATGAAAATATCAAGCTCTTGCCGTCTAGCACAGCGTTAGCGGTGTTAGAGCGTCAGTCACCGGGTAAAGATGGCTTGGGCTTAGTCATTAGCCGCACTTTAGCTCAGCTCGACGGTGAGTTTGATTTTGCCGTGATTGATAGCCCGCCGCTGCTTGGCGTCTTGATGGTGAATGCCTTGGCCGCTAGCCAGTATTTATTGATTCCGGTACAAACAGAGTTTTTAGCTTTAAAAGGCTTGGAACGCATGGTGAATACGTTAAAAATGATCAACCGTTCGCGTCAGCAAAGTTTGCCCTACAGCATTGTGCCAACCTTATTTGACCGGCGTACACAAGCCTCCATCAGTGCTTTGCGTATGCTGAAAAAACAATACCCTGCAACCTTATGGCAGGCCTATATTCCGATTGATACACGCTTACGTGATGCCAGTCGGGCAGGTTTAGTGCCCTCGCGCTTTGATAAAAGCAGTCGCGCAATTGTTGCTTACCGTGCTTTATTAAAGCATGTGCTGAATGAATGCTTGCAGCCGAAAAACACGGCGGCGGTAGCGGATGCAAGCAAGCCGCAGGAGCCTCTGCCATGA
- the motD gene encoding flagellar motor protein MotD, whose amino-acid sequence MARRRREEEPINHDRWLVSYADFITLLFAFFVVMYSISSINEGKYKVLSDSMEGIFSQPERAIKPIPVGDERFKGQSDSDDGESGSGSVAQDPLASIAEQIRDQFDGLLGDGKLHVRANEMWLELELSSSLLFPSGDAIPHQDAFDIIEKISSILAPFDNPIQVEGFTDNLPISTAQYPTNWELSAARAASIVRMLVMDGVQPERLAAVGYGEFQPIADNADAAGRARNRRVVLVISRNADARRQTATQAAEN is encoded by the coding sequence ATGGCACGTCGACGCAGAGAAGAAGAGCCGATTAATCATGATCGCTGGCTAGTCTCCTATGCCGACTTTATTACTCTGCTGTTTGCTTTTTTTGTGGTGATGTATTCAATATCCTCGATCAACGAAGGCAAGTACAAAGTGTTATCCGATTCCATGGAAGGCATTTTTAGCCAGCCGGAGCGAGCAATTAAACCCATACCGGTTGGCGATGAGCGCTTTAAAGGCCAGTCTGACAGTGATGATGGTGAGAGTGGTTCTGGCAGTGTTGCCCAAGACCCGCTAGCCAGTATTGCTGAGCAAATACGTGATCAATTTGATGGATTGTTGGGCGACGGCAAATTGCATGTGCGTGCCAATGAGATGTGGCTAGAGTTGGAGCTGAGTTCCAGTTTGCTCTTCCCCAGTGGTGATGCGATTCCGCACCAAGATGCTTTTGATATTATCGAGAAAATATCCAGTATTTTAGCGCCCTTTGATAATCCGATTCAGGTGGAAGGTTTCACCGATAATTTACCCATTAGTACAGCGCAATACCCCACCAACTGGGAGCTGTCTGCCGCTCGCGCGGCAAGTATTGTCCGTATGTTGGTGATGGATGGTGTACAACCTGAGCGCTTGGCGGCAGTGGGCTACGGTGAGTTTCAACCCATTGCTGATAATGCCGATGCTGCTGGCCGAGCGCGTAATCGTCGGGTGGTGCTAGTGATTTCTAGAAATGCCGATGCGCGTCGACAAACCGCAACCCAAGCTGCAGAAAATTAG
- a CDS encoding flagellar motor protein — protein MDMLSLIGLVMAFVAIIGGNYLEGGHVSALMNGPAALIVFGGTFGAALLQTPVSHFKRAIQIVSWVLFPPYADLPSAINNVIGWSMTARKDGLLGLEAVAEAELDPYAQKGLQLLVDGMESEGIRSILEVDLYTQEDRDLQAAKFYECMGGYAPTIGIIGAVMGLIHVMGNLADPSQLGTGIAVAFVATIYGIGSANLLFLPVASKIKVTVLRQSRYREMLLEGILSIAEGENPRSIELKLQGFME, from the coding sequence ATGGATATGCTCAGCCTGATTGGTTTAGTAATGGCGTTTGTTGCCATTATTGGCGGTAATTACCTTGAAGGCGGGCATGTCAGTGCGCTGATGAACGGCCCTGCAGCTTTGATTGTGTTTGGCGGTACTTTTGGTGCTGCTCTATTGCAAACCCCAGTCAGTCACTTTAAACGCGCCATACAAATTGTCAGCTGGGTTTTGTTTCCTCCGTATGCTGATCTGCCCAGCGCCATTAACAATGTTATCGGCTGGAGTATGACTGCGCGTAAAGATGGCTTACTGGGTTTGGAAGCTGTGGCTGAAGCCGAACTGGACCCCTATGCGCAAAAAGGCTTGCAGTTGCTGGTGGACGGTATGGAGTCTGAGGGTATTCGCAGTATCTTAGAGGTGGATTTATACACCCAAGAAGACCGCGATTTACAAGCTGCTAAGTTTTATGAGTGTATGGGCGGTTATGCGCCAACCATTGGTATTATCGGTGCGGTAATGGGCTTGATCCATGTTATGGGTAACCTTGCTGATCCGTCGCAGTTGGGCACAGGGATTGCCGTGGCATTCGTCGCGACTATCTACGGGATTGGCTCGGCAAACTTATTGTTTTTGCCGGTAGCCAGCAAAATAAAAGTGACAGTGTTGCGCCAGTCACGCTATCGAGAAATGCTCTTAGAAGGTATTTTGTCCATCGCTGAAGGCGAAAATCCGCGTTCTATTGAGTTAAAGCTGCAAGGCTTTATGGAGTAA
- a CDS encoding protein-glutamate methylesterase/protein-glutamine glutaminase translates to MTVKVLVVDDSGFFRRRLTEILSADGNIEVVGTAANGREAVEQTLALRPDVITMDYEMPVMDGITAVKNIMQRCPTPVLMFSSLTHEGARVTLDALDAGALDYLPKNFEDISRNPQKVKQMLCDKVHLLAMSNTRAWTRPSAPSSTLETRKAAAPAAAPRPATRSVPPARTAAPTPRPVRTAPVRSAITGPAEEPVLASTSSPRRRAYKLVAIGTSTGGPVALQRVLTQLPANFPAPIVIIQHMPAAFTNAFAERLNKLCHIDVKEAEEGDILRPGLALLAPGGKQMMIDGRGSVRILPGDERLSYKPSVDITFGSAAKVYRDKVLGVILTGMGADGREGARMLKQLGSEIWAQDEASCVIYGMPMAVVKAGLADLVYSLDDIGGYLIEACN, encoded by the coding sequence ATGACAGTTAAGGTTTTGGTGGTTGATGATTCAGGATTTTTTCGGCGCCGACTGACCGAAATACTCTCTGCCGATGGCAATATTGAAGTGGTAGGGACTGCTGCCAATGGTCGTGAAGCTGTGGAGCAAACTTTAGCTTTGCGCCCAGATGTCATCACCATGGACTATGAAATGCCGGTGATGGATGGCATTACTGCGGTTAAAAACATTATGCAACGCTGTCCTACGCCAGTGCTGATGTTCTCTTCGCTGACCCACGAAGGCGCGCGCGTGACCTTAGACGCCTTGGATGCAGGGGCGTTGGATTACCTGCCGAAAAACTTTGAGGACATCTCGCGCAATCCGCAAAAAGTAAAACAAATGCTCTGCGATAAAGTGCACTTGTTAGCCATGAGCAATACTCGGGCCTGGACCCGTCCCAGTGCGCCCAGCAGCACTTTAGAAACACGCAAAGCTGCAGCGCCTGCTGCAGCGCCGCGACCAGCAACCCGTAGCGTGCCCCCAGCAAGAACTGCAGCTCCAACGCCGCGTCCAGTGCGTACAGCGCCTGTACGCAGTGCTATTACCGGCCCAGCAGAAGAGCCCGTATTAGCTTCAACCAGCAGTCCACGGCGCAGAGCCTATAAATTGGTGGCCATTGGCACTTCAACCGGCGGGCCAGTTGCCTTACAGCGGGTTTTAACCCAGCTACCGGCCAACTTTCCAGCCCCCATTGTAATTATTCAGCACATGCCTGCAGCTTTTACCAATGCCTTTGCTGAGCGTTTAAATAAGCTGTGTCACATTGATGTCAAAGAAGCGGAAGAGGGCGATATTTTACGCCCAGGATTGGCCTTGCTGGCGCCAGGTGGCAAGCAAATGATGATTGATGGCCGCGGCAGTGTGCGTATTTTACCCGGTGACGAACGTTTGAGTTATAAGCCCAGCGTTGACATTACATTTGGCTCAGCGGCTAAAGTTTACCGTGACAAAGTATTGGGAGTGATCCTGACCGGCATGGGCGCTGATGGCCGTGAAGGCGCGCGGATGCTCAAGCAGTTGGGCAGTGAAATTTGGGCGCAAGATGAAGCCAGCTGTGTGATTTATGGCATGCCAATGGCAGTGGTTAAAGCTGGCTTGGCTGACCTTGTTTACAGTCTGGATGATATTGGTGGCTATTTAATTGAGGCCTGTAACTAA